Proteins from one Xenopus tropicalis strain Nigerian chromosome 1, UCB_Xtro_10.0, whole genome shotgun sequence genomic window:
- the usp53 gene encoding inactive ubiquitin carboxyl-terminal hydrolase 53 yields the protein MAWVKFFRRQAGGNLGKVYQPGSVLSLAPTKGLFNEPGQNSCFLNSAVQVLWQLDIFRRSLRGLTGHVCLGDACIFCALKSIFAQFQTSREKVLPSDAMRHALAESFKDEHRFQLGLMDDAAECFENILQRIHFHIVPNSEGDMCTSKSCITHQKFAMTLYEQCVCRSCGASSDPLPFTEFVRYISTTALCNEVDRMLERHERLKPEMFADLLQAANTTDDYRKCPSNCGQRIKIRRVLMNCPEIVTIGLVWDSDNSDLTEDVVRNLATQLYLPGLFFRVTDEQAKESRLYLVGMICYTSKHYCAFAYHTKSAKWFLFDDASVKEVGTKWKDVVTKCIRCHYQPLLLFYANPDGTAVTNEDALRQVQHWSHCKRELHNEETGTERSSSVPKKPDYSRDHEFGEHIYQNNGYKFHMEEPAFNRGVVHSSAGRGPVKLNRNEQQEKLRDVSRECAQKANMKNLSSSQRKVTEKTQKKEIIRPKETSGGMAYNSKPSTVVHLKSESSPSFNGFRKYPDAHFFSSQGKGPYKQERPTSQPRQSSSFNAGHATIPESKQVARVKNNFSAGYDTDSSQEYREKPNSRNKKTWKPMRETLNVDSIFNDTDKSQHSPRHLVGSNGKQSARDHSFNPPSKESPKRNTLMTIFEDEIKQESGSRSSLESLGKSQADRNKVTADMKMYHLDNWQRTESGYESSDHISSGSSNLDSPIIEGIGFADGRGLQETSLCSDQQLSNALLSTSPQTRSNLNGANNEHHALEHCKSEDRLSIVTREPAHSPSGLRKQFVELRRDLRSPNLLSASNDDVKESEDSLESSSWLNSCPSDNCRLHHENIHSLREISTGPAKMLNNGLCSQRQHAAKTSSQLASPSNRLQYMNSQFFVFNEDQSCSRDERCSVDPPEVPPPLPPKKYVRNAAQRTEQSFASTISSKLSETLARAYPGISERYLSGDFIRSEPDSGYYPKEESFHGTEINTKPVNLAGSSSYGCQSKINSHTIGRDVAPHINDTIAPTTYFSVDNCMTDTYRMKYHHRPRMNMGDRSGYQRDPGHLQLTDKLMEPAYHRTLENASRSKQTLGGIPCNR from the exons GTTCTGTGGCAACTGGACATTTTTCGACGCAGTTTACGCGGACTGACTGGACATGTTTGCTTAGGAGATGCTTGTATATTTTGTGCATTAAAG tcCATATTTGCACAGTTTCAAACAAGCCGAGAGAAGGTTCTACCATCGGATGCTATGAGACATGCTCTTGCAGAAAGCTTCAAAGATGAGCATCGCTTTCAGCTTGGCCTTATGGATGATGCTGCTGAATGTTTT GAAAACATATTGCAGCGGATTCATTTCCATATTGTGCCAAATAGTGAAGGAGATATGTGCACTTCAAAATCTTGTATCACCCACCAGAAGTTTGCAATGACTCTTTATGAACAG TGTGTTTGCCGCAGCTGTGGAGCTTCCTCTGATCCATTGCCTTTTACTGAGTTTGTGAGATACATTTCTACAACAGCACTTTG TAATGAAGTTGACCGAATGCTAGAGAGGCATGAACGCTTGAAGCCAGAAATGTTTGCCGATTTACTTCAGGCTGCTAACACCACAGATGATTACAGGAAGTGTCCG AGTAACTGTGGCCAGAGAATCAAAATCCGGCGTGTACTTATGAACTGCCCAGAGATTGTTACTATTGGCCTGGTTTGGGATTCTGATAACTCTGACTTAACTGAAGATGTTGTGCGAAACTTGGCTACTCAGCTTTATTTACCCGGG CTGTTTTTCAGGGTTACTGATGAACAAGCCAAAGAAAGTAGACTTTACCTTGTCGGTATGATCTGCTACACGAGTAAACACTACTGTGCCTTTGCCTATCACACAAAGAGTGCCAAGTGGTTTTTGTTTGATGATGCATCCGTAAAAGAG GTTGGTACAAAGTGGAAAGATGTGGTCACCAAGTGCATTCGGTGTCATTACCAGCCTTTGCTTCTGTTTTATGCAAATCCTGATGGCACGGCAGTAACTAATGAGGATGCACTAAGACAGGTTCAGCATTGGTCTCACTGTAAAAGAGAGTTACATAATGAGGAGACAG GTACTGAAAGATCATCCTCTGTACCAAAGAAgccagattacagcagagatcaTGAGTTTGGTGAACACATATATCAGAACAATGGGTACAAATTCCATATGGAAGAACCAGCTTTTAATAGAGGAGTTGTTCATTCGAGTGCTGGCAGAGGGCCTG TTAAACTAAATCGTAATGAACAACAAGAAAAACTGAGGGATGTTTCTAGAGAATGTGCACAGAAAGCAAACATGAAAAATTTATCATCCTCACAAAGAAAAGTTACTGAGAAAACACAGAAGAAAGAAATCATCAGACCCAAGG agactTCAGGAGGAATGGCATACAATTCAAAGCCTAGCACAGTAGTGCATCTCAAGTCTGAATCCTCCCCCTCTTTTAATGGCTTTAGGAAGTATCCTGATGCTCATTTCTTTAGTAGTCAAGGGAAAGGTCCGTACAAGCAAGAAAGACCAACGAGCCAGCCTAGACAATCTTCTTCTTTTAATGCAGGGCATGCCACAATTCCTGAATCCAAGCAAGTGGCCAGGGTGAAAAACAATTTTTCAGCTGGTTATGATACAGACAGTAGTCAGGAATACAGAGAAAAACCAAACTccagaaataaaaaaacttgGAAGCCTATGCGGGAGACACTTAATGTGGATAGCATTTTCAATGACACTGATAAAAGCCAACATAGCCCAAGACATTTAGTAGGCTCAAATGGAAAACAATCTGCCAGGGATCATAGTTTTAACCCACCATCAAAAGAGAGCCCAAAACGTAATACTCTGATGACTATCTTTGAGGATGAGATAAAACAGGAATCTGGCAGCAGGAGTTCCTTGGAATCATTAGGAAAAAGTCAAGCAGATCGGAACAAAGTTACTGCAGATATGAAGATGTACCACCTTGACAACTGGCAGAGAACTGAATCTGGATATGAAAGTAGCGATCACATCAGCAGCGGGTCAAGCAATCTGGATTCACCTATTATTGAAGGGATTGGTTTTGCTGATGGGAGGGGCTTGCAAGAAACCAGCCTGTGCAG tGATCAGCAGCTGTCAAATGCACTGTTATCTACCTCACCACAAACCAGAAGTAATCTGAATG GTGCAAACAATGAACACCATGCTCTGGAGCACTGCAAATCTGAAGACAGGCTTTCTATTGTTACCCGGGAACCTGCACACAGCCCGTCAGGTCTCAG GAAGCAATTTGTTGAATTGAGAAGAGACCTACGCTCACCAAACCTGTTGTCAGCATCAAACGATGATGTGAAGGAATCGGAGGATAGTCTGGAAAGTTCTAGCTGGTTGAATTCTTGTCCCTCGGACAACTGTCGTTTGCACCATGAAAATATTCACTCGTTACGAGAAATTTCAACAGGCCCAGCAAAAATGCTGAATAATGGATTGTGTTCCCAGCGACAGCATGCAGCTAAAACCTCTTCACAGCTGGCCTCTCCGAGCAACAGGCTGCAGTATATGAATTCTCAGTTCTTCGTATTCAATGAGGATCAGTCATGCAGCAGAGATGAGCGCTGCTCTGTAGATCCTCCTGAAGTACCTCCCCCtctaccccccaaaaaatatgtaAGAAATGCGGCACAAAGAACTGAACAAAGCTTTGCATCCACAATCAGCAGTAAACTTTCTGAAACATTAGCACGAGCTTATCCTGGAATCTCTGAGAGATATTTATCTGGGGATTTCATTAGATCTGAGCCTGATAGTGGCTATTATCCAAAGGAAGAATCATTTCATGGTACCGAAATTAATACTAAACCCGTCAACCTGGCTGGTTCTTCCTCTTATGGCTGTCAGTCAAAGATAAACTCACACACTATTGGTAGAGATGTTGCCCCACATATAAATGATACTATTGCTCCCACTACTTACTTCTCAGTTGATAACTGTATGACAGACACATACAGGATGAAATATCACCACAGGCCCAGAATGAATATGGGAGACCGTTCTGGGTACCAGAGAGATCCTGGTCATCTGCAGCTAACGGATAAATTAATGGAACCAGCATACCATAGAACTTTAGAAAATGCTTCACGTTCCAAACAAACTTTGGGAGGTATACCATGTAATCGgtag